Proteins encoded together in one Hymenobacter monticola window:
- a CDS encoding DUF6056 family protein: MQNGGEQLAQQVPAMVGAEPDGREARERLVGGKGAVALLVTAGACLLPFLCLAFYAHPYLDDFVFPATVRQHGVWQHVATTYGQWSGRFSSSLVTALHPLAWGGLGAYQPFVFGLILFFAASVAFAGWNLLGGGGVPARVRLAAGSLFLVPFLLLLPSPTEAFYWATSALAYTLATACCLVLLGALARLASAERAGARAVWWALALMVAALAPGFSEIIGCFVLALLLVLAPQIWQRRLAGAPLALLLLAVGAAAVATLAPGNFARQAASLHPHLPLGRSLGLAAVALGYSLYGWLANGFVILLTLLVLPALQRLAGRAQLPLVRLARWVWVWPTWLFLGLLLCYVFSYVAVGTPPPSRARNVLVAFFLVGWLMSWVGLLAHRQRRGLAPLPTLPAYGRAALLALLGLLIASDHNSKLKREAVGTPTNSVAQAYRDWLSGDAARYDREEEARYQLIRSTPAKSVEIQPLRVKPETLFWWDISTNPTLWGNRAYAAFFNKQAIWTAPAPPGKPNKR, encoded by the coding sequence ATGCAGAACGGCGGCGAACAACTAGCTCAACAGGTGCCGGCGATGGTTGGCGCAGAGCCGGATGGGCGCGAAGCAAGGGAACGCCTCGTCGGGGGCAAGGGGGCGGTGGCGCTGCTTGTGACGGCGGGGGCCTGCCTGCTGCCGTTTCTATGCCTGGCGTTTTACGCCCATCCCTACCTCGACGACTTTGTGTTTCCGGCCACGGTGCGGCAGCACGGCGTGTGGCAGCACGTGGCCACCACGTATGGGCAATGGTCGGGGCGGTTTTCGTCGTCGTTGGTGACGGCGCTGCACCCGCTGGCTTGGGGCGGCTTGGGGGCCTACCAGCCGTTTGTGTTTGGTTTAATCCTCTTTTTCGCCGCCAGCGTCGCCTTTGCCGGATGGAATTTACTGGGTGGAGGCGGGGTGCCGGCGCGCGTGCGCCTGGCCGCCGGCAGCCTTTTTCTGGTGCCATTCCTGCTGCTGTTGCCCAGCCCCACCGAGGCGTTTTATTGGGCCACCAGCGCGCTGGCCTACACGCTGGCCACGGCTTGCTGCCTGGTTTTGCTGGGAGCCCTGGCCCGTTTGGCCAGCGCGGAAAGGGCCGGGGCCCGCGCGGTCTGGTGGGCATTGGCACTGATGGTGGCGGCATTGGCACCGGGCTTTTCCGAGATTATCGGGTGCTTTGTGTTGGCCCTGCTGTTGGTGTTGGCCCCCCAAATCTGGCAGCGGCGTTTGGCGGGCGCGCCGCTGGCCCTGCTGCTGCTGGCGGTGGGCGCTGCAGCTGTGGCTACCCTGGCGCCGGGCAACTTTGCCCGGCAGGCGGCCTCGCTGCACCCCCACCTACCTCTGGGGCGCAGCCTGGGGCTGGCGGCGGTGGCCCTGGGCTATTCATTGTACGGCTGGCTGGCCAATGGCTTTGTTATCCTGCTGACCTTGCTGGTATTGCCGGCCCTACAGCGGCTGGCTGGCCGGGCCCAGCTGCCGCTGGTGCGCCTCGCGAGGTGGGTTTGGGTGTGGCCCACCTGGCTGTTTCTGGGCTTGTTGCTTTGCTATGTATTCAGCTATGTAGCGGTAGGGACGCCGCCGCCCTCGCGGGCCCGCAACGTGCTGGTGGCCTTTTTTCTGGTGGGCTGGTTGATGTCGTGGGTGGGGCTGCTGGCTCACCGGCAGCGGCGTGGCCTGGCTCCGCTTCCCACGCTGCCTGCTTACGGCCGGGCGGCGCTACTGGCGCTGCTGGGGCTGCTCATTGCCTCGGACCATAATAGTAAGCTGAAGCGAGAAGCCGTCGGAACGCCCACCAACAGCGTGGCCCAGGCCTACCGCGACTGGCTCAGCGGCGATGCGGCGCGCTACGACCGGGAGGAAGAAGCCCGGTACCAACTCATCCGAAGCACTCCAGCGAAATCGGTTGAAATACAACCGCTCCGCGTAAAGCCGGAAACCCTCTTTTGGTGGGACATCTCCACCAACCCGACTTTGTGGGGCAACCGCGCCTACGCCGCGTTTTTCAACAAGCAAGCCATCTGGACCGCGCCCGCCCCGCCCGGCAAGCCGAACAAACGCTGA
- a CDS encoding 3'-5' exonuclease: MKDYLLFVDTETSGIPRDWTKPYASRKSWPHIVQLAWVVCTPDGREIKAENHYIQPSDYDMSPESGRVHGLTVDFLRANGRPRHAVMQRLHRDLQHYQPLVVAHFMQLDFHMVGVGFHRAGLRNVLAELPTFCTMRATGPLVRHATQGFLRLGELYERLFHEPLLHAHDALVDVRATARCYFEMRRQGLITDETIAQQTPVAVPPERPVQPLRRKRLRIGVAPWLLLGTLVLLGLAFWLIR, from the coding sequence GTGAAAGACTACCTGCTGTTCGTGGATACCGAAACCTCGGGCATTCCGCGCGACTGGACCAAGCCGTATGCCAGCCGCAAAAGCTGGCCGCACATCGTGCAGCTGGCCTGGGTGGTTTGCACGCCCGACGGCCGCGAAATCAAGGCCGAGAACCACTACATTCAGCCCAGCGACTACGACATGAGCCCCGAGTCGGGCCGCGTGCACGGCCTCACGGTGGACTTCCTGCGCGCCAACGGCCGGCCCCGCCACGCCGTGATGCAGCGCCTGCACCGCGACCTGCAGCACTACCAGCCGCTGGTGGTGGCCCACTTCATGCAGCTCGATTTCCACATGGTGGGCGTGGGCTTCCATCGCGCCGGCCTCCGAAACGTGCTGGCCGAGCTGCCCACTTTCTGCACCATGCGGGCCACCGGGCCGCTGGTGCGCCACGCCACGCAAGGCTTTTTGCGCCTGGGCGAGTTGTACGAGCGGCTTTTTCACGAGCCGCTGCTCCACGCCCACGACGCGCTGGTAGATGTGCGCGCCACCGCCCGCTGCTACTTCGAGATGCGCCGCCAAGGCCTCATCACCGACGAAACCATTGCCCAACAAACGCCCGTGGCCGTGCCGCCGGAGCGCCCGGTGCAGCCGCTGCGGCGGAAGCGGCTGCGCATTGGGGTGGCGCCGTGGCTGCTGCTGGGGACGCTGGTGCTATTGGGGCTGGCGTTTTGGTTGATTCGATAA
- a CDS encoding LacI family DNA-binding transcriptional regulator, whose protein sequence is MTPKRASISDIAKELKLAVSTVSRALSGHSRISEATRLRVWQLAEQLDYQPNHLAAALRKGRSNTLGVILPNIDGHFFALVMKGAEAVANQAGFNVMLCQSNEDHAHEAKNVETLMNAQVDGILVSLARNTHDFQHFEKAKQRNLPLVFFDRILDGSEVSAVVIDDHRGGYEATRHLLAQGRRRIAHFGGPQHLNIFKDRYAGYQQALQDAGVPLAEELVVLCHDMSLDDGAAGIRQLLALPQPPDAIFSSGDFTAVGALEALKEKGLRVPQDVALVGFGNETFSSLTEPKLTTIDQRCEEMGGAAIRLLLEMIQHDTQTRTPRKVVLRPELLTRASSAQN, encoded by the coding sequence TTGACGCCCAAACGCGCTTCTATCTCGGACATTGCCAAGGAGTTGAAACTCGCCGTGTCCACCGTGTCGCGGGCGTTGAGCGGGCACTCGCGCATCAGCGAGGCCACGCGCCTGCGGGTGTGGCAGCTGGCCGAACAGCTCGACTACCAGCCCAACCACCTGGCCGCCGCCCTGCGCAAGGGCCGTAGCAACACGCTGGGCGTCATTCTGCCCAACATCGACGGCCATTTCTTCGCCCTCGTGATGAAAGGTGCGGAGGCGGTGGCCAACCAGGCCGGCTTCAACGTGATGCTGTGCCAGAGCAACGAGGACCACGCCCACGAAGCCAAAAACGTGGAAACGCTGATGAATGCGCAGGTCGACGGCATTCTGGTGTCGCTGGCCCGCAACACCCACGATTTTCAGCATTTCGAAAAGGCCAAGCAGCGCAACCTGCCGTTGGTGTTCTTCGACCGCATTCTGGACGGCAGTGAGGTGAGCGCCGTGGTGATTGATGACCACCGCGGCGGCTACGAAGCTACGCGCCACCTGCTGGCGCAGGGCCGCCGCCGCATCGCCCATTTCGGCGGGCCACAGCACCTCAACATCTTCAAGGACCGGTACGCCGGCTACCAGCAGGCGCTACAGGACGCCGGCGTGCCGCTGGCCGAGGAACTGGTGGTGCTTTGCCACGACATGTCGCTGGATGATGGCGCGGCCGGCATCCGCCAGCTGCTGGCCCTGCCGCAGCCGCCCGACGCCATCTTCTCGTCGGGCGATTTCACGGCTGTGGGAGCACTCGAAGCCCTCAAGGAAAAGGGGCTGCGCGTGCCGCAGGACGTGGCGCTGGTCGGCTTCGGCAACGAAACCTTTTCCTCGCTCACCGAGCCCAAGCTCACCACCATCGACCAGCGCTGCGAAGAAATGGGCGGCGCCGCCATCCGCCTGCTGCTGGAAATGATTCAGCACGACACCCAGACGCGCACGCCCCGCAAAGTAGTGCTCCGGCCGGAGCTGCTCACGCGGGCGTCGTCGGCGCAGAACTGA
- a CDS encoding L-rhamnose mutarotase, with product MSSTIRRLSRPGAAWHINTKTKAVTLPGLTTADTPRTGIMQRWWAYMGDLMKTSPDNPSAVQPLARLFRPD from the coding sequence TTGAGCTCGACCATCCGGCGGCTTAGCCGGCCAGGTGCTGCTTGGCACATCAACACCAAAACCAAGGCCGTGACACTGCCCGGCCTCACCACCGCCGACACACCGCGCACCGGAATCATGCAGCGCTGGTGGGCCTACATGGGCGACTTGATGAAAACCAGCCCCGACAATCCGTCGGCGGTGCAGCCCTTGGCGCGGTTATTCCGCCCGGACTAA
- the galK gene encoding galactokinase has product MSATLAQALKADFQQRFGYAPLLVRAPGRVNLIGEHTDYNGGFVLPAAVDKEAVFAVGLNKGDQIRLVAHDLNETLELANPAEIAPSDTHWANYLLGVAAQLQLRGVAVPGFDCVFAGTVPLGAGMSSSAAIECGLAFALNQLLDAGFEKMELARVAQFAEHTYAGVQCGIMDQFASLFGRQGQVVRLDCRSLEYEYFPFDTQAARIVLCNSGVKHSLASSEYNTRRQECERGVSILQQHYEGISSLRDATMEQLEALKGELGGTVYRRCAYVVQENARVVRACDCLNAGDLEGFGKEMYGSHAGLRDDYEVSCAELDVLVEAAQKAPGVFGARMMGGGFGGCTINLVAPDKVDAFIESVSKAYEEKLGLKLETYQTTIVAGVGVATA; this is encoded by the coding sequence ATGTCCGCGACCCTTGCCCAAGCCCTGAAAGCTGATTTCCAACAACGTTTCGGCTACGCGCCGCTGCTGGTGCGGGCCCCCGGCCGTGTGAACCTCATCGGCGAGCACACTGACTACAACGGCGGCTTCGTGCTGCCGGCGGCCGTCGACAAGGAGGCGGTGTTTGCCGTGGGCCTGAACAAGGGCGACCAAATCCGGCTGGTTGCCCACGACCTCAACGAAACCCTGGAGCTGGCCAACCCCGCCGAAATCGCGCCCAGCGACACGCACTGGGCCAACTACCTGCTGGGCGTGGCGGCGCAGCTGCAGCTGCGCGGCGTGGCTGTGCCGGGCTTCGACTGCGTGTTTGCCGGCACCGTGCCGCTGGGCGCGGGCATGTCGTCGTCGGCCGCCATCGAGTGCGGCCTGGCCTTCGCGCTCAACCAGCTGCTCGACGCCGGTTTTGAGAAGATGGAGCTGGCCCGCGTGGCCCAGTTTGCCGAGCACACCTACGCCGGCGTGCAGTGCGGCATCATGGACCAGTTTGCCAGCCTCTTTGGGCGCCAGGGTCAGGTAGTGCGCCTCGACTGCCGCTCCCTCGAATACGAGTACTTCCCCTTCGACACCCAGGCCGCCCGCATCGTGCTCTGCAACTCGGGCGTGAAGCACAGCCTGGCCAGCTCCGAGTACAACACCCGCCGCCAGGAGTGCGAGCGCGGCGTGAGCATCCTGCAGCAGCACTACGAAGGCATCAGTAGCTTGCGCGACGCCACCATGGAGCAGCTCGAAGCCCTAAAGGGCGAGCTGGGCGGCACCGTGTATCGCCGTTGCGCCTACGTGGTGCAGGAAAACGCCCGCGTCGTGCGGGCCTGCGACTGCCTCAATGCCGGCGATTTGGAAGGTTTTGGCAAGGAGATGTACGGCTCGCACGCCGGCCTGCGCGACGACTACGAGGTGAGCTGCGCCGAGCTGGATGTGCTGGTGGAAGCCGCCCAAAAGGCCCCCGGCGTGTTCGGCGCCCGCATGATGGGCGGCGGGTTCGGCGGCTGCACCATCAACCTGGTGGCCCCGGATAAGGTAGATGCGTTTATCGAAAGCGTGAGCAAGGCGTATGAGGAAAAGCTGGGGCTGAAGCTGGAAACCTACCAGACGACTATTGTGGCCGGGGTAGGAGTGGCAACGGCCTGA
- a CDS encoding UDP-glucose--hexose-1-phosphate uridylyltransferase: MSTSFDSTEHPHRRFNALAGEWVLVSPHRSKRPWQGQQEETEQEQRPAYDPTCYLCPGNSRVGGEQNPKYESTFVFNNDFGALTADVPTGGVNEGGLLRAEAESGICRVICFSPRHDLTLPQMTVPAIRKVVDLWVEEFTTLGARPDINYVQIFENKGPMMGCSNPHPHGQIWAQRTVPGEPAKETTQQLAYFEEHGRTLLSDYLTIELEKKERVVLENEHFVVLVPYWAVWPFETIIIARRPVQDITQLTHDERTALADAVRRLTIRYDNLFNISFPYSAGLHQRPTDGQEHPEWHLHMHFYPPLLRSATVRKFMVGYEMLGDPQRDVTPEFSAGRLREQSEVHYKGVPAE, translated from the coding sequence ATGTCCACCTCCTTCGATTCCACCGAACACCCGCACCGCCGCTTCAACGCCCTGGCCGGCGAGTGGGTCCTTGTTTCGCCGCACCGCTCCAAGCGCCCCTGGCAAGGCCAGCAGGAAGAAACCGAGCAGGAGCAGCGCCCGGCCTACGACCCCACCTGCTACCTCTGCCCCGGCAACAGCCGCGTGGGCGGCGAGCAGAACCCCAAGTACGAGTCGACTTTTGTTTTCAACAACGACTTCGGGGCTCTCACGGCCGACGTGCCCACCGGCGGCGTGAACGAAGGCGGCCTGCTGCGGGCCGAGGCCGAGTCGGGCATCTGCCGCGTCATTTGCTTCTCGCCGCGCCACGACCTCACGTTGCCGCAGATGACGGTGCCCGCCATTCGGAAGGTGGTCGATTTGTGGGTGGAGGAGTTCACCACGCTCGGCGCCCGGCCCGACATCAACTACGTGCAGATTTTCGAGAACAAGGGCCCGATGATGGGCTGCTCGAACCCGCACCCGCACGGCCAGATTTGGGCCCAGCGCACCGTGCCCGGCGAGCCCGCCAAGGAAACCACCCAGCAGCTGGCCTACTTCGAGGAGCACGGCCGCACGCTGCTCAGCGACTACCTTACAATTGAGCTGGAAAAAAAGGAGCGGGTGGTGCTCGAAAACGAGCATTTCGTGGTGCTGGTGCCCTACTGGGCCGTGTGGCCGTTCGAAACCATCATCATTGCGCGCCGTCCCGTGCAGGACATTACCCAACTCACCCACGACGAGCGCACCGCCCTGGCCGACGCCGTGCGCCGCCTCACCATTCGCTACGACAACCTGTTCAACATCTCGTTCCCGTATTCGGCTGGCCTGCACCAGCGCCCCACCGACGGCCAGGAGCACCCCGAGTGGCACCTGCACATGCACTTCTACCCGCCGCTGCTGCGCTCGGCCACGGTGCGCAAGTTCATGGTGGGCTACGAGATGCTGGGCGACCCGCAGCGCGACGTGACCCCCGAATTCAGCGCCGGGCGGCTCCGGGAGCAGTCGGAGGTGCACTACAAGGGCGTGCCGGCGGAATAG
- a CDS encoding DUF294 nucleotidyltransferase-like domain-containing protein has protein sequence MADKLDFLRVVKPFDLLPEEVLAEVAAGLQEVHHPREGVIYFQDETKLRGLDILVEGEYETFFYDSQQNRRVVEYSRRGDCYGGVSLLLNRKKSLRTVVAKKNTRVYFLHRREFLALCQGYEGFFHFFTARYGQRMLNEEYAHFVRPLTSAGQSYLASDQLFSRRIETLELRPMVLCAAYTPIHEVARRMAEARTSCYFITDADVNGQIIGYVTDITLRDKVVAGLADARLPVETILDAPVVSISSRAFVYEAILLMFRTKTRYLLVETDGEYVGFLSRNKLLTDDQDQSPFIFIQSVKQAQAVPELKRRWEQVPEMVYQLLNRGVKPEIVNQVITTVSDTIALKLIEGAIAELGPPPARFVYMVLGSEGRKEQTLLTDQDNAIIYEDKANEQRELVRAYFLKFAEMVSDQLNAIGFSYCEGGFMAKNPKWTHSLSHWKRNYVEWMTEANPEAGMQFAASFDCRYIYGDAEIMDELHTFLDAELQKPRERFFHYMAVNALQYEPPLTFFRNIRTFAVGSQQVFNLKRTMSPIVDLVRMYALKHRIFATNTGERLEALRAAGVFTEREAQELLQSYYYLMGVRLKKQAAQIISDNVSPDNYLDPKRLTKVEQVTLKEIFKVISDFQLKIKVGFTKSLG, from the coding sequence ATGGCCGATAAACTCGATTTTCTCCGCGTCGTCAAGCCCTTCGACCTGCTGCCCGAGGAGGTGCTGGCCGAAGTGGCCGCGGGCCTGCAGGAGGTGCACCACCCCCGCGAGGGCGTCATCTACTTTCAGGACGAGACGAAGCTGCGCGGGCTCGACATTCTGGTGGAGGGCGAGTACGAGACATTTTTCTACGACAGCCAGCAGAACCGGCGCGTGGTGGAATACAGCCGGCGGGGCGACTGCTACGGCGGCGTGTCGCTGCTGCTGAACCGGAAAAAGTCGCTGCGCACGGTGGTGGCCAAGAAAAACACCCGCGTGTATTTCCTGCACCGACGCGAGTTTCTGGCGCTGTGCCAGGGCTACGAGGGCTTCTTTCACTTCTTCACGGCGCGCTACGGGCAGCGCATGCTCAACGAGGAGTATGCCCACTTTGTGCGGCCCCTCACCAGCGCCGGCCAGAGCTACCTGGCCTCGGACCAGCTGTTTTCGCGCCGCATCGAAACGCTGGAGCTGCGGCCCATGGTGCTGTGCGCGGCCTACACGCCCATTCACGAAGTAGCCCGCCGCATGGCCGAGGCCCGCACCAGCTGCTACTTCATCACCGACGCCGACGTGAACGGCCAAATTATCGGCTACGTCACCGACATCACCCTGCGCGACAAGGTAGTGGCCGGCCTGGCCGATGCGCGCCTGCCGGTCGAAACCATCCTGGATGCGCCGGTGGTCAGCATCAGCTCGCGGGCCTTTGTGTATGAGGCCATTCTGCTGATGTTCCGGACCAAAACGCGCTACCTGCTGGTGGAAACCGACGGCGAGTACGTGGGCTTCCTGAGCCGCAACAAGCTGCTCACCGACGACCAGGACCAGTCGCCGTTCATCTTTATTCAGAGCGTGAAGCAGGCGCAGGCCGTGCCTGAGCTGAAGCGCCGCTGGGAGCAAGTGCCGGAAATGGTGTATCAGCTCCTGAACCGCGGCGTGAAGCCCGAAATCGTGAATCAGGTCATCACCACCGTGTCCGACACCATCGCCCTCAAGCTCATCGAGGGGGCCATTGCCGAGTTGGGGCCGCCGCCGGCCCGCTTCGTGTACATGGTGCTGGGCAGCGAGGGCCGCAAGGAGCAAACACTGCTCACGGACCAGGACAACGCCATCATCTACGAAGACAAGGCCAACGAGCAGCGCGAGTTGGTGCGCGCCTACTTCCTGAAGTTTGCCGAGATGGTGAGCGACCAGCTCAACGCCATTGGGTTCAGCTACTGCGAGGGCGGCTTCATGGCTAAAAACCCGAAGTGGACGCACTCGCTCTCGCACTGGAAGCGCAACTACGTGGAGTGGATGACCGAGGCCAACCCCGAGGCCGGCATGCAATTCGCTGCTTCTTTCGACTGCCGCTACATCTATGGCGACGCCGAAATCATGGACGAGCTGCACACTTTCCTCGATGCTGAGCTGCAGAAGCCGCGCGAGCGGTTCTTCCACTACATGGCCGTGAATGCTCTGCAGTACGAGCCGCCGCTCACGTTTTTCCGCAACATCCGCACCTTCGCCGTGGGCTCGCAGCAGGTGTTCAACCTCAAGCGCACCATGTCGCCCATCGTGGACCTGGTGCGCATGTACGCCCTCAAGCACCGCATTTTCGCCACCAATACCGGCGAGCGCCTCGAAGCCCTGCGCGCCGCCGGCGTGTTCACGGAGCGCGAAGCCCAGGAGCTGCTGCAGTCGTACTACTATCTGATGGGCGTGCGCCTGAAAAAGCAAGCCGCCCAAATCATCAGCGACAACGTGTCGCCCGACAACTACCTCGACCCCAAGCGCCTCACCAAAGTAGAGCAGGTGACGCTAAAGGAAATTTTCAAGGTGATTTCCGATTTCCAGCTCAAGATTAAGGTGGGCTTCACGAAGTCGTTGGGGTAG
- a CDS encoding sensor histidine kinase, which produces MDAPAEVTFLPLLLGGIGLLLLLAGGFVWFVVTYQRRLFQQQLQQRGTEAAHQNALLAAIITAQEAERERIGRDLHDDVASSIAMAKMLVDRLAADPPDADMPALLGLAREVLGSAVQEVRTVSHSLYPAMLARVGLVHALQHLADLSRRAETLRVEFEAHYPHPLPLVQELALYRICQELIYNSLKHAQGATLLAIRLWQHEAHLALTVDDNGCGFEAPGPPAETAGVGLRSIAVRVEMLNARLVQHSAPGHGTQTRIELDHPAA; this is translated from the coding sequence ATGGATGCGCCCGCAGAAGTAACGTTCTTGCCGCTACTGCTGGGGGGCATTGGGCTGCTTTTGCTGTTGGCCGGGGGCTTCGTGTGGTTTGTGGTCACCTACCAGCGGCGCTTGTTTCAGCAGCAACTGCAGCAGCGCGGCACCGAAGCCGCACACCAGAATGCGCTGCTGGCCGCCATTATCACGGCCCAGGAAGCCGAGCGCGAGCGCATCGGCCGCGACCTGCACGACGACGTGGCCTCGTCCATTGCCATGGCCAAAATGCTGGTCGACCGCCTGGCCGCCGACCCGCCCGATGCCGACATGCCCGCCCTCCTCGGCCTGGCCCGCGAGGTGCTGGGCTCGGCCGTGCAGGAGGTCCGCACCGTGTCGCACAGCCTCTACCCGGCCATGCTGGCCCGCGTGGGCCTGGTGCACGCCCTGCAGCACCTCGCCGACCTGAGCCGCCGGGCCGAAACCCTGCGCGTCGAGTTTGAGGCGCACTACCCGCACCCGCTGCCGCTCGTGCAGGAGCTGGCCCTCTACCGCATCTGCCAGGAGTTGATTTACAACAGCCTGAAGCATGCCCAGGGCGCCACACTCCTCGCCATCCGGCTGTGGCAGCACGAGGCCCACCTCGCGCTGACCGTCGACGACAACGGCTGCGGCTTTGAGGCCCCCGGTCCGCCGGCCGAAACGGCAGGCGTGGGCCTGCGCAGCATCGCCGTGCGGGTCGAGATGCTGAACGCGCGCCTGGTGCAGCACTCGGCGCCCGGCCACGGCACCCAAACCCGCATTGAGCTCGACCATCCGGCGGCTTAG
- a CDS encoding LutC/YkgG family protein → MSLTSRERILAAAKANKPEELPLPTVPDFGGEATVERFTTVLTGIGGTVVRMGGLQELGETLQQLFPEARNVASPLFRGTVPVNRETPTGILAEIDLAVLPGEIGVAENGCVWLPEANMLHRALPTITQHLALVLDQRQIVATMHQAYAQLPHTGGYGKFVAGPSKTADIEQSLVIGAHGARSLVVVLY, encoded by the coding sequence ATGAGCCTCACTTCCCGCGAACGAATTCTAGCCGCTGCCAAAGCCAACAAGCCCGAGGAACTACCGCTGCCCACTGTGCCGGACTTCGGTGGCGAGGCCACCGTGGAACGGTTCACCACCGTGCTCACGGGCATTGGCGGCACCGTGGTGCGCATGGGCGGACTGCAGGAGCTTGGCGAAACGCTGCAGCAGCTGTTTCCTGAAGCGCGCAACGTGGCCTCCCCTCTCTTCCGCGGCACCGTGCCGGTGAATAGGGAGACGCCCACGGGCATCCTAGCCGAAATTGATTTGGCCGTGCTGCCTGGCGAAATCGGCGTGGCGGAGAACGGCTGCGTGTGGCTGCCCGAGGCCAACATGCTGCATCGGGCGCTGCCCACCATCACCCAGCACCTGGCGCTGGTGCTCGACCAGCGCCAAATTGTGGCCACCATGCACCAGGCGTATGCCCAGCTGCCCCACACGGGCGGCTACGGCAAGTTCGTGGCCGGGCCGTCCAAAACGGCTGATATTGAGCAGTCGCTGGTGATTGGGGCGCACGGCGCACGCAGTCTCGTGGTGGTGCTGTATTAG
- a CDS encoding lactate utilization protein B: protein MSHAIRADKFLLDADRTTWHDETLWFVREKRDRAVYAVPEFQELRELASGIKNHTLSRLDLYLQEFEAAAKANGVHVHWAADAAEHNAIILDITRKAGATRIVKSKSMLTEECHLNPFLIQHGIEVVDTDLGERIIQFRDEPPSHIVLPAIHLKKEDVGDTFHTHLGTDKGENDPQRLTEAARQHLRAKFLAGEVAISGVNFAIAETGAVVVCTNEGNADLGVNLARVHIAAMGIEKIIPRLSDLGVFTRLLARSATGQPVTTYTSHFAKPAPGKEMHIVIVDNGRTQQLGRPDFRASLKCIRCGACMNTCPVYRRSGGHSYDFTVPGPIGAILSPNIDMKKHSSLPFASTLCGSCTDVCPVKIDIHTQLYKWRQVLGEANEIPASKKWGMKFMGRVLASTRVYGLGGQFARKALRLLPHGLTHAPSMNAWAVARELPEAPKQSFREWYAKQPAPAAPSKTSA, encoded by the coding sequence ATGTCCCACGCCATTCGCGCCGATAAATTCCTGCTGGACGCCGACCGCACCACCTGGCACGACGAAACCCTCTGGTTTGTGCGGGAGAAGCGTGACCGGGCCGTGTATGCCGTGCCCGAGTTTCAGGAGCTAAGGGAGCTTGCGTCCGGCATCAAAAACCACACCTTGAGCCGGCTCGACCTGTACTTGCAGGAGTTTGAGGCTGCGGCCAAGGCTAACGGCGTGCACGTGCACTGGGCCGCCGACGCGGCCGAGCACAACGCTATTATCCTCGACATCACCCGGAAAGCGGGCGCCACGCGCATCGTCAAAAGCAAGTCGATGCTGACCGAGGAGTGCCACCTAAATCCGTTCCTGATACAGCATGGCATAGAGGTGGTAGATACGGATTTGGGCGAGCGGATTATTCAGTTTCGAGACGAGCCGCCGAGCCACATTGTGCTGCCGGCCATCCACCTGAAAAAGGAGGATGTGGGCGACACCTTCCACACCCACCTCGGCACTGATAAGGGCGAAAACGACCCGCAGCGCCTTACCGAGGCGGCGAGGCAGCACTTACGGGCCAAGTTCCTGGCGGGCGAAGTTGCCATTTCCGGCGTCAATTTCGCCATTGCCGAGACTGGGGCGGTGGTGGTGTGCACCAACGAGGGCAACGCCGATTTGGGCGTGAACCTGGCCAGGGTGCACATCGCGGCGATGGGCATTGAGAAGATTATTCCGCGGCTGAGCGACCTCGGGGTGTTCACCCGTTTGCTGGCGCGGAGTGCTACCGGCCAGCCGGTTACCACTTACACCTCGCACTTCGCAAAGCCCGCGCCGGGCAAGGAGATGCACATTGTCATTGTAGACAATGGGCGCACACAGCAGCTGGGCCGGCCCGATTTCCGCGCCTCGCTGAAGTGCATTCGGTGCGGGGCCTGTATGAACACCTGCCCGGTGTACCGCCGCAGCGGCGGGCACAGCTACGACTTCACCGTGCCCGGCCCGATTGGGGCCATCCTGTCGCCCAACATCGACATGAAAAAGCACAGCTCGCTGCCGTTTGCCAGCACGCTTTGCGGCTCGTGCACCGACGTGTGCCCGGTGAAAATCGATATTCACACCCAGCTCTACAAGTGGCGGCAGGTGCTGGGCGAGGCCAACGAAATTCCGGCCTCGAAGAAGTGGGGCATGAAATTTATGGGCCGCGTGCTGGCCAGCACCCGCGTGTACGGCCTGGGCGGGCAGTTTGCGCGCAAGGCCCTGCGCCTGCTGCCGCACGGCCTCACCCACGCCCCTTCCATGAACGCCTGGGCCGTGGCGCGTGAGCTGCCCGAGGCCCCCAAGCAAAGCTTCCGTGAGTGGTACGCCAAGCAGCCCGCCCCCGCCGCCCCATCCAAAACCTCCGCATGA